Below is a window of Pseudomonas sp. B21-040 DNA.
CTTGTTTGCCAACGAAGGCTTGCCACGGGTGCCGGCCGGTTTCGTCAAAAAAGCCGCTGAGCTGATCCGTGCGGCGGGCGGCTTGTTCATTGCCGACGAGGTGCAATCCGGGTTTGCGCGTACCGGCGAACACTTGTGGGGGCATCAGGCCCACGCCGTGGTGCCGGACATCGTTACCCTCGGCAAGCCGATGGGCAACGGTTATCCCCTGGCCGGGTTGATTACCCGCAAGGAGCTGGTCGAGTCGTTCGGTCGTAACGCGATGTACTTCAACACCTTCGGCGGCTCGCCAGTGGCGGCGGCGGTTGGCATGGCGGTACTCGATGTCATTGAAGAGCAACAGTTGCTGCGCAATGCGCACACCGTCGGCGCTTATGTACAACAACGCTTGCAGGTGCTCGCCAGCAAGCACTCGATCATTGGCGATGTGCGCGGCAAAGGGTTGTTCTTCGCCATGGAACTGGTGCGCGACCACGCCAGCAAAGAGCCCGCCGGGCTGGAGGCGCGGCGGGTGGTCAACCACATGCGTGAGCTGGGGGTGCTGATCAGCAAGATCGGCGCCGGCGACAACATTCTCAAACTACGGCCGCCGCTGGTGTTCAACCGCGAGCACGCCGACCTCTTCGTCGACACGCTGGACACCGCCCTGAGCGCTATCTGAGGCCATGCCATGACTGATTTCCACACCCTGAGCCACGACCAGCAAGTCGCCAAACTGCACGATCTGGCCCGGCACGCCCTGCAACAGTGGGACGGCGCCTTTGCCGAGATCGAACTGGTGAAATTCCGCGAGAACGCGGTGTTCTCGGCGCGCCGTGAGGACGGCCAACGGGTCGCCTTGCGCATCCACCGCAACGGCTATCACTGCGAAGCGGCGCTGCGTTCGGAGCTGCAATGGATGGAAGCGCTGGCCACGGCCGGCATTACCGTGCCGCAGATCATCCGCGCGCAAAACCAGCGCCACCTGGTCGAAGTGCTGCATGCCGACATCGGCGAACCGCGCCACGTCGACATGCTCGCCTGGCTGCCCGGCGCCACGGCGGGCACCTCTGAAGCGGGCGTGCAGGCGGACACCGAAATCGACTTTCTGTTTGCCGAAGCCGGCGCGCTCGCCGCGCGTATTCATTTGCACGCGGCGGATTGGCAACAGCCGGACGAGTTTGTCCGGCATGCCTGGGATGAGGATGGCTTGATCGGCGCCAATCCGTTCTGGGGGCGGTTCTGGGACCTGGAACAGCTCAGCGTCGATCAACGTGAACTGCTGCAACAGGCCCGCCGCCGTGCGCGCAGCGACTTGCGTCGATACGGTCGACAGCTGGGCAACTTCGGCATGATCCACGCTGACCTGGTGCCAGAGAACCTGCTGATCGAGGGCGCAAACTTGCGCCTGATCGACTTCGACGATGCGGGTTTTGGCTGGCACATGTTTGAGTTGGCGACGGCACTGTACTTCTGCCTGGACGACCCGCGTTATGAGCAGATCAAAGCGGCGCTGCTGAAGGGGTATCACGCAGTCAAACCGCTGACGGATGCCGACCGGGAGACGCTGGCGCTGTTTCTGATGCTGCGCGGCACGACGTACCTGGGCTGGATTCATACCCGCAAAGGCACACCGACCGCGATCGAAATGGCACCGATGTTGATTGATCGGGCTTGCTTGTTGGCTCGGGAGTATCTGCAACAGGTGCGGTGACTGTTAGTCCGCCATCGCGGGCAAGCCCGCTCCCACAGTGGTCAGCGTGAACACCAAATTTGTGTATTGCGCAAAACCCTGTGGGAGCGTGGCTTGCCCGCGATGAACGATAACGCGGTGTATCAGCAATGCGCCCCGGCATGCTCAAGGCGATGAAACAACCGGTTGAAGTACACCAGGCTGTCCCTCTCCCCGCGCACACCGACATTCGACAGCTCAACAAACATCACCGAATGCGACCCGACTTCCTTGCATTCGGTGATCCGTCCTTCCAGCTGCACCAACGCATCGCGCAGCAACGGCACGCCGGTGTCGCCTTCGTCCCACAGGTCCCAGGCAAAACGTTCGGCCATCGACACTTTGGTCATGCCGGCGAAGTGTCGGGCCAGCTCTTCCTGCTCGCCACACAGCACGTTGACGCACAAGTGGCCGTTGGTGCGGAACACATCGTGGGTGGCGCTGTTGCGGTTCACACAGACCAGCACGGTCGGTGGCGAATCGGTGACCGAGCACACGGCGCTGGCGGTGATGCCGCATTGTCCGCCGGGGCCGTTGGTGGTGATGATGTTCACCGCAGCAGGCAGCTGCGCCATGGCGTTGCGAAAGTCGATTTGCTGCTGGCTCAGGTCGGCCATGTCGATGCCCCTTCCTTCAGGAGGACCGTCGTTGCGCGGCCCCTTGTTGTTGGAACAAGATTAAGGCCCGGCGCGGCGCGCGACCATTCTGACGATCCCCATGGCGAGGTAGGCTTTCCGCTAGTCGACTAGGTGGTTTCTTTATCGTCAGGGCCCACGGCAGTGGGTATTCTGCTACTAAGCTCAGTGATGAGCTGATGTCCGCCGCAGCGTGCACGCGTGCGAAAACAATAATTAGAAATTCTCGTGGCAGTCCCAGATGGAAACCCGCAAACCGATTGTGTATATCGTCGATGACGACAAAGACCTGCGCACCTCATTGGCGTGGTTGCTGGAGTCGGTCAGTGTGCAGGCGCAATGCTTTGCCGGCGCTGAAGAGTTCCTGAGCCAGTACGACCCCAAGCAACCGGCGTGCCTGGTGCTGGACGTGCGCATGCCGGAAACCAGCGGCTTTCAGTTGCAAGAAATCCTCAACCAGCGCGGCAGCACCCTGCCGACGATTTTCGTGTCGGCCCATGGCGATATTCCGATGTCGGTCACGGCGATGAAAAACGGAGCGCTGGATTTCGTCGAGAAGCCCTACAACCCGCAGCAGATGATCGACCGCATTCAGGCGGCGCTGAAGACCGCCGTGCATGCCCAGGCCGATCAGGAGCAACGTCAGAACCTGCAAGGCAAACTGGCGCTGCTGACCAGCCGGGAACGGGAAGTGTTGATGCTGGTGATCGATGGCAAGGCCAGCAAGGTAATCGCCCGCGAGCTGAACATCAGCGTCAAAACCGTTGATGTGCACCGCACCAAGATCAAGGAAAAGATGGGCGTGACCAGCATTGCGATGCTGGTGCGCGAGGTGTTGCATTTGCCGGTGGATGAACCTGCCCGGCACTGACCTTAATCTTCGGCGGTCTTCAGGCCGCCATCGCGGGCAAGCCCGCTCCCACAGTTGATTTGTGGCGTTCACAAAATCACTGTGGGAGCGGGCTTGCCCGCGATGAGGTCGTCACAATTAGTCAGTGACTGTAGCGCTTGCGATATTCACCTGGTGACACGCCAAAGCGCGACTTGAACGCTGAGGAAAAGTAGCTCGAATCCGAGAATCCCCACGCGTAGCACAGCGCCGACAGCTTCTGCTCGACATCCGAACGGCGCAGGTTTTCGGCGCAGAAATCCAGGCGTCGATGCTTGATGTATTGCGCCACCACCAGACCACGCTTGGAAAACATCCGGTACAGCCCGCGCACCGAAATCCCCACCTCACGGGCAATCAGCTCCGGGCACAGTTCTTCAGCACTGATGTGCTCGTCGATGTAAGCGATGGTTTTACGAAATTGCCGCTCGTGGGCATCCACGCTGGCGTCGCGAGCGCTGATACCCGGCAACAACAGGCTGACCAGCGCGTCGAGCACCGCTTCGCTTTCCTGCATGTCCAGGCTTTGATGCTGCCGCGTTTCCAGGACCATGCGGTTGGCCAGCGCAGCCAGTGGCGTGGTGGCCGCAATGCGCGTGGCGCAGTTGAGCGCGTTGAAGTGCGAACCGCGCTGCACCACCTGGCGCGGCAAAATCAGTGACAACTGCCGGGAGTCTTCGTTGTAGGTCATGTCACTGGGTTGGCAGGCGTCGATCAGCGCAATGTCACCACAGCCCAATTGGGCGCGGTTGTCACCCTGTTCGAGTTGCGAGCTGCCGCGCAGTTGGAACACTGCGTAGTAGTGGCCGTCGCTGCTGGTGCTGACGTCTTTGCTGGTGCGATACAAATGCACGTGGGCCATGTCGACCACGCTGAGGTTGATCGCGCCGCTGCGAAACTCCGCCAGTTCACCGTAGAAATTCGTGTCCAGTGCGCGGGCGTCGAAGCGCCCACAGGCCTGATTGACCTGACTTAACCAACTTTCAAATGCATCGTTGCGCAGTGCCGATGAAGTAATCATGACCGCAAGGCCTCACGTCAGTTTTATTGTTATTTTTCGACCGCTTCGTCGAGCGGTTCGATGAATACCGGTTTCGTGACCGTCGCCTCCTTAGACGGTCGTGGGGCGTCGATTTAATCGACTCCCACGCAATGTTTCCAGGGATTTGCGCTTACAGGTCCAATACCAGACGAGCGGACAACGCTCGTGAAACGCAGGCACAAATTTGCTTGTTGCCCGCTTTTTCTTTGCTCGACAAGCAGTTATCCCGGTGTTCCGGAACCCCGTCCAGGACCTCGACGATGCACGTGCCGCAGATACCTTCGCGACACTCGGTGTCGATGTCGCAGCCGTGGGCCTGGAGTACGTCGACCAGGCTGGTATTGGCCGGAATCTGCAGCACCACGCCGGAGCTGGCCAGTTCCACTTCAAAACCGCCGCTCGGGCCGGCATTGGCGGCCGGGTCGGCCTGGAAATGCTCCAGGTGAATCGCGTCTTCGCTACGGCTGCGGGCGGCCACTTCCACCACTTTGTTCATGAACGGCGCCGGGCCGCACGTGTAGACGTGGGCATCGCTGCCGGCCTGGTTCAGGCTTTGCGTCAATGCAGCGTCCATGTCACCCGGCTCGACGCCGTAATGGAACTGAACGTGATCGGCAAAGGTGCTGGCCAACAATTCGGAAAATGCCGCGTACTGCGGCGAGCGGGCGAAGTAATGCAAACGATACGGTTGGCCACTTTCTGCCAGTCGATAGGCCATGCTCAACAGTGGCGTGACGCCGATACCGGCGGCGAACAGCACGTGCTCGGTGGCGGTCGGGTCGAGGCGGAACAGGTTGCGCGGGGCACCCATTTCCAGCTCCATGCCCTCTTCCACCTGCTCGTGCAGGGCCGCGGAACCACCGCGCGATTGCGCTTCTTTCTTGACCGCCACCAGATACGCACGGCGATCCTGCGGCGGACTGCACAGCGAATACTGACGAGTCACGCCGGTCGGCCCGGTCAGGTCGACATGCGCCCCCGGTTCATAAGCGTCGAGCGGCTGACCATCACTGCGCACGAGGCGAAAGGAACGGATATCCAGCGCTTCGTCGACGATCCTTTCGATCCTCACTTTCATCATTGCATCACCTGAATTCGGTTGATTTTGTTAAATGAGCAGCCCTGTAGCAGCTGTCGAGCACCGCGAGGCTGCGTTCGCCGGTAGCAGCTGTCGAGCACCGCGAGGCTGCGTTCGGCTCGGTCCGCGCTCGGGCGAAGCAGCCGTCAATCCTGAAAACGCGATCTTCCTGAAACACCGCATCGCCTGATTTCACGACTGCCTTGCAGCCGAACGCAGCCTCGCGCTGCTCGACAGCTGCTACATAAGCTGCGTCGAACGCTTTTTCAGCGCATGAACAACCCGCCATTGATGTCCCAGCACGCGCCGGTTACAGAGGCGGCGTGGTCGGCGACCAACAGCAAGACGCTGTCGGCGATGTATTCGGGGGCGCCAAGGGTGCCGGCCGGGATCACCTTCAGAATCTGCTCCAGACGCTCCGGGGCCACGGTTTCGTGCACGATCGGCAAGTCCAGTGGTCCTGGCGAAATGCTGTTGACCGTCACCCCTTGTGACGCCAGTTCGCGGGCGAATACTTTGGTCAGGGTCGCCACGCCGCCCTTGGCCGCCGCGTAATGCGCGCCGGTGGCGGTGCCGCCGTTCTGCCCGGCCAGCGAGGCGATGTTGACGATGCGACCAAAGCCGCGCTCGGCAAAGTGCGCGCCGAACACCTGGCAAGCCACGAACGTGCCGCGCAGGTTGATCGCCATCGACTCATCGAACTCTTCGGGCGTGATGTCCATCAGCGCGGCCACTTTCGATTGACCGGCGTTGTTCACCAGAATGTCAGTGCCGCCCCAACGCTCGGCGAGCAGATCGCGGGCACGGACAAAGTCGGCCTTATTACGCACATCCAGTTCGACGGCGACGGCACTCGCGCCGCTGCTATCAAGCTCCGCCGCCAACCGCTGCACGCCATCAAGGCGCACGTCGGCCAGGGCCACGCGATAACCCGCCGCGTGCAAGCGACGGGCGATGCATTCGCCGAGACCGCGCGAAGCGCCGGTCACCAGGGCTACTCGGTTCATGGTGTTGGCCCTCACAGCAGGAAGCCGAGCGCGCTTAGGCTGTCGGTGGAGTTGATCAGGCGCACGACCTTGCGCTCCAGTTTCGCCACACCGTCGGTGAAGCGAATCCGGTGGTTGAGGTCGGCCACGAACGGTGTGTGCACGCCGCGTTTGTAGGCGTACAGCACCTGCGCCGAATTCACTTCAACCAGATCCCCCGCCGCTTCCACCAGACGGAAACGCGAGACCGAGCGAATGGTTGTCGCCGCGTCCACCGCCGACGGCGAGTAGCCCGCAGTCAGGCGTTCGATGCGCAGGTCACGCATGCGCGCATCGTCATAGGCGTAGTTGAGGGTCGCTTCGAAGTCTTCGGTGTCCGGGTCGATCGGCACGATGTACTTGCCGCTTTCGCTCCACAGGGTCGCCCATTCGGCGTAGTTCTTGTGGTCGAGCAGTTCGGCTTCGCGCCAGATGAATTCGATGGCCTGGGCCAACGGGCCGGAAAAACCGTTCAGGGTGTCGTGATTGCTCATTGGCTCATCATCCTTTTCCACATGTCGTAGGCACCGCGCATGCCGCCTTCATCGGTGGCGTGGCTGACCTTGTCGCCGTTTTCAGCGATGATTTCGCGGTTCAAGCCGCGGTTGACCAGGATTGGCGCATCGACGCCGGCGTACGAGCCGCGCTGCACGCGGTCCCAGGCCTCGGCATCGTCGGGGCTGCCGAAACCGAACGGGCCCTGGAAGTGTTCGTGAATACGCATGCGTTCGCGGTTGGCGATTTCCGGGCCACCGTCCATGCCGAGGGCGACGTGGCGGATCTCGGTTTCGGTGACCGATACCGGACGCAGCACGCGGAAGAACGACATCGACATCGCCACGTTCGGGAACAGGTTCAAGTTGAACCCGGCGCCGTGCAGCGAGCGCACGATGCGGCGCACTTGATCCGCCGGCAGGGTTTTCGACAGTTCTTCAGTCACATGCGCAAAGCGCTCTTGCAGCTGTTCGGTGCCGTCGTCGTGATCGAGATCGACGTGTTCCGGCACCATCACCATCACGCTGTGGCCGTTGCCCAACGAATGGGTTACGGCTTGTTCGTCGGTCATGAACGAGAGCATTTCCGAGGTTTCTTCATCCACCGACGACATGAACGACTTGTGCACGATCGGGAAGTGGTAGCCGTCAGTGGTGTTTTCCAGCTGGATCTTCCAGTTGCCCTTGAAGCTGAACTTGTGTTCGCCCTGGGTTTTGATCGGGTAGCCGGCGCCCTGTTTCATGAACAGGTCCATCCAGTGTTTGGCGCCGCCGAGGAAGTCTTCCAGCGGTTCGATCTCGTCGTTGTAACTGGCGAAAACCATACCGGCGTAGCGTTCAACGCGCAGGCTGGTCAGCGGCAGTTCGGACTTTTCCAGAATGCCTTCGTAGCCGTC
It encodes the following:
- a CDS encoding aspartate aminotransferase family protein, which gives rise to MPEDTLLQRRHRVLGSASPLFYDKPLHLVRGEGVWLYDVDGQRYLDVYNNVPCVGHCNPHVVAAMHRQAETLNIHTRYLDEQIVRYAERLTATFSDPLDTAMFTCTGSEANELALRLARFASGGTGIIVSDYNYHGNSASLAEVTTALPSPEPFGAHARAVPIPCLYHAPAGTTEAQLAEQYAANIKAAIASMQAQGIRPAALLIDTLFANEGLPRVPAGFVKKAAELIRAAGGLFIADEVQSGFARTGEHLWGHQAHAVVPDIVTLGKPMGNGYPLAGLITRKELVESFGRNAMYFNTFGGSPVAAAVGMAVLDVIEEQQLLRNAHTVGAYVQQRLQVLASKHSIIGDVRGKGLFFAMELVRDHASKEPAGLEARRVVNHMRELGVLISKIGAGDNILKLRPPLVFNREHADLFVDTLDTALSAI
- a CDS encoding phosphotransferase enzyme family protein, producing MTDFHTLSHDQQVAKLHDLARHALQQWDGAFAEIELVKFRENAVFSARREDGQRVALRIHRNGYHCEAALRSELQWMEALATAGITVPQIIRAQNQRHLVEVLHADIGEPRHVDMLAWLPGATAGTSEAGVQADTEIDFLFAEAGALAARIHLHAADWQQPDEFVRHAWDEDGLIGANPFWGRFWDLEQLSVDQRELLQQARRRARSDLRRYGRQLGNFGMIHADLVPENLLIEGANLRLIDFDDAGFGWHMFELATALYFCLDDPRYEQIKAALLKGYHAVKPLTDADRETLALFLMLRGTTYLGWIHTRKGTPTAIEMAPMLIDRACLLAREYLQQVR
- the hpaC gene encoding 4-hydroxyphenylacetate 3-monooxygenase, reductase component; this encodes MADLSQQQIDFRNAMAQLPAAVNIITTNGPGGQCGITASAVCSVTDSPPTVLVCVNRNSATHDVFRTNGHLCVNVLCGEQEELARHFAGMTKVSMAERFAWDLWDEGDTGVPLLRDALVQLEGRITECKEVGSHSVMFVELSNVGVRGERDSLVYFNRLFHRLEHAGAHC
- a CDS encoding response regulator transcription factor, producing the protein METRKPIVYIVDDDKDLRTSLAWLLESVSVQAQCFAGAEEFLSQYDPKQPACLVLDVRMPETSGFQLQEILNQRGSTLPTIFVSAHGDIPMSVTAMKNGALDFVEKPYNPQQMIDRIQAALKTAVHAQADQEQRQNLQGKLALLTSREREVLMLVIDGKASKVIARELNISVKTVDVHRTKIKEKMGVTSIAMLVREVLHLPVDEPARH
- the feaR gene encoding transcriptional regulator FeaR, which codes for MITSSALRNDAFESWLSQVNQACGRFDARALDTNFYGELAEFRSGAINLSVVDMAHVHLYRTSKDVSTSSDGHYYAVFQLRGSSQLEQGDNRAQLGCGDIALIDACQPSDMTYNEDSRQLSLILPRQVVQRGSHFNALNCATRIAATTPLAALANRMVLETRQHQSLDMQESEAVLDALVSLLLPGISARDASVDAHERQFRKTIAYIDEHISAEELCPELIAREVGISVRGLYRMFSKRGLVVAQYIKHRRLDFCAENLRRSDVEQKLSALCYAWGFSDSSYFSSAFKSRFGVSPGEYRKRYSH
- a CDS encoding PDR/VanB family oxidoreductase, encoding MMKVRIERIVDEALDIRSFRLVRSDGQPLDAYEPGAHVDLTGPTGVTRQYSLCSPPQDRRAYLVAVKKEAQSRGGSAALHEQVEEGMELEMGAPRNLFRLDPTATEHVLFAAGIGVTPLLSMAYRLAESGQPYRLHYFARSPQYAAFSELLASTFADHVQFHYGVEPGDMDAALTQSLNQAGSDAHVYTCGPAPFMNKVVEVAARSRSEDAIHLEHFQADPAANAGPSGGFEVELASSGVVLQIPANTSLVDVLQAHGCDIDTECREGICGTCIVEVLDGVPEHRDNCLSSKEKAGNKQICACVSRALSARLVLDL
- a CDS encoding SDR family NAD(P)-dependent oxidoreductase, which encodes MNRVALVTGASRGLGECIARRLHAAGYRVALADVRLDGVQRLAAELDSSGASAVAVELDVRNKADFVRARDLLAERWGGTDILVNNAGQSKVAALMDITPEEFDESMAINLRGTFVACQVFGAHFAERGFGRIVNIASLAGQNGGTATGAHYAAAKGGVATLTKVFARELASQGVTVNSISPGPLDLPIVHETVAPERLEQILKVIPAGTLGAPEYIADSVLLLVADHAASVTGACWDINGGLFMR
- a CDS encoding aromatic-ring-hydroxylating dioxygenase subunit beta — encoded protein: MSNHDTLNGFSGPLAQAIEFIWREAELLDHKNYAEWATLWSESGKYIVPIDPDTEDFEATLNYAYDDARMRDLRIERLTAGYSPSAVDAATTIRSVSRFRLVEAAGDLVEVNSAQVLYAYKRGVHTPFVADLNHRIRFTDGVAKLERKVVRLINSTDSLSALGFLL
- a CDS encoding Rieske 2Fe-2S domain-containing protein, which produces MSTHEYRLIATSKSPDELVEHDRVDVSLYNDPALFEAELEKIFYRTWVWVAHESEVRNSGDFKTATIGRRPVIVVRDKKNTINVLENRCRHRGATVCEKHKGNATGFTCPYHSWSYGLDGKLRALPYPDGYEGILEKSELPLTSLRVERYAGMVFASYNDEIEPLEDFLGGAKHWMDLFMKQGAGYPIKTQGEHKFSFKGNWKIQLENTTDGYHFPIVHKSFMSSVDEETSEMLSFMTDEQAVTHSLGNGHSVMVMVPEHVDLDHDDGTEQLQERFAHVTEELSKTLPADQVRRIVRSLHGAGFNLNLFPNVAMSMSFFRVLRPVSVTETEIRHVALGMDGGPEIANRERMRIHEHFQGPFGFGSPDDAEAWDRVQRGSYAGVDAPILVNRGLNREIIAENGDKVSHATDEGGMRGAYDMWKRMMSQ